Proteins from a genomic interval of Helicoverpa zea isolate HzStark_Cry1AcR chromosome 13, ilHelZeax1.1, whole genome shotgun sequence:
- the LOC124635849 gene encoding uncharacterized protein LOC124635849: MAQYNFEGDLENLNDRQLQFIHKVILEHDAKFKKATFCKLGQAGDNFVGNVKRISVEGEERTMKMVLKYAVSDETLRGVTNTEVMFKNEHIMYTKVLPTFVELQKTVGVPEKDQLRYAQCYGSFNEAPYEVIILEDLNESGYKMLNKFNSLTYDSVISILKNFAAIHSLSYVLKNKEPEKFEDFKEQLTDPWKSAYDNPEMKSRFQIVEDEIVSVLEGSAYKKLVENKIVKIFELREKFIELEKTNKYSVIQQGDAWTNNIMFKIDHDPVQSILIDFQASFNSNPVIDLLFMIFNCTDHETRSKHYYDWIDYYHSELDKSLSNFGLKACSIYPRDQMDADIKSYAKLIFGQSLVLANMLMRDPKEAADLVEAMRDMDRSAIPDSMKTGSLQVQTQNRIKNRIFGVINSFQDFGLLEAVSQWDD, encoded by the exons ATGGCACAATATAACTTTGAGGGCGATTTAGAGAATTTAAATGACCGCCAACTTCAGTTCATTCATAAAGTGATATTGGAACACGATGCTAAATTCAAAAAAGCAACTTTTTGTAAACTTGGACAGGCTGGTGATAATTTTGTGGGGAACGTTAAAAGGATCAGCGTAGAAGGTGAAGAAAGAACCATGAAAATGGTTCTGAAATATGCTGTATCTGATGAAACTCTTCGAGGTGTCACAAACACTGAAGTCATGTTCAAAAATGAACACATCATGTATACAAAAGTATTACCAACGTTTGTGGAACTGCAAAAAACTGTGGGAGTACCAGAGAAAGATCAGCTAAGATATGCACAATGCTACGGGTCCTTTAACGAAGCCCCTTATGAAGTTATAATTTTGGAAGACTTAAATGAATCTGGTTATAAAATGTTGAACAAGTTTAACTCATTGACTTATGATAGTGTCATAAGCATCTTAAAAAACTTTGCTGCCATCCATTCTCTTTCCTATGTATTAAAGAATAAAGAACCGGAAAAGTTTGAAGACTTTAAAGAGCAATTAACAGATCCTTGGAAATCTGCATACGACAATCCAGAAATGAAAAGTCGTTTTCAAATAGTAGAAGATGAAATTGTATCAGTGCTCGAAGGTAGTGCTTACAAGAAATTGGTCGAAAATAAAATAGTCAAGATCTTTGAACTACGAGAAAAGTTTATAGAGCTTgagaaaactaataaatattcgGTGATTCAACAAGGCGATGCGTGGACGaacaatattatgtttaaaatt GATCATGATCCAGTACAATCAATATTGATTGACTTTCAAGCATCATTCAACAGCAACCCAGTCATAGACCTTCTCTTCATGATTTTCAACTGCACCGACCATGAAACGAGGTCCAAACATTACTACGACTGGATAGACTATTACCACTCAGAGCTTGACAAGTCACTGTCGAACTTTGGTTTAAAAGCCTGCTCCATTTACCCAAGAGACCAGATGGACGCAGATATAAAAAGTTATGCTAAATTGATCTTTGGCCAGAGCCTAGTTTTAGCTAATATGCTGATGAGAGATCCAAAAGAAGCTGCCGATCTCGTGGAAGCAATGAGAGATATGGATAGAAGTGCTATACCTGATTCGATGAAAACAGGCAGTCTGCAggttcaaactcaaaatcgaaTTAAAAACAGAATTTTTGGTGTCATCAATAGTTTTCAGGATTTCGGTTTATTGGAAGCTGTAAGTCAGTGGGATGATTAA